The following proteins are encoded in a genomic region of Desulfosporosinus youngiae DSM 17734:
- a CDS encoding AbrB/MazE/SpoVT family DNA-binding domain-containing protein, with protein sequence MEMDIIKIGNSKGIRIPHAVLRQCGIDSKVELVVEDNFIIIKPVRTPRQGWAEALELMHKNNDDILLISEEIDNETLEVWDEPNY encoded by the coding sequence ATGGAAATGGACATTATTAAAATTGGTAATTCTAAAGGAATCCGGATTCCTCATGCAGTTTTAAGGCAATGTGGTATAGATTCAAAAGTGGAATTGGTAGTTGAAGACAATTTTATCATCATTAAACCGGTGAGAACACCCCGACAAGGTTGGGCAGAGGCATTGGAACTTATGCACAAAAATAACGATGACATTCTGTTGATTTCTGAGGAGATTGACAATGAAACGCTGGAGGTATGGGATGAACCAAACTATTGA